The following coding sequences lie in one Zingiber officinale cultivar Zhangliang chromosome 2B, Zo_v1.1, whole genome shotgun sequence genomic window:
- the LOC122047610 gene encoding uncharacterized protein LOC122047610 → MSLACGIPILECVYCLACTRWVWKRCLHNAGHDSDTWGLASVEEFEPVPRLCRYILANYEDDLETPSLGLTGGCPVDPALVVRRKKYRDTRGRAPPYLIYLDHDHSDVVLAVRGLNMAKESDYAVLLDNSLGKRKFDGGYVHNGLLKAAAWVLDAECDVLRELMEKYPNYTLTFAGHSLGSGVAAMLALVVVLNRDKLGNVDRKRIRCYAIAPARCMSLNLAVRYADIINSVVLQDDFLPRTATPLEDIFKSLFCLPCLLCLRCMRDTCIPEEVMLRDPRRLYAPGRLYHIVERKPFRFGRYPPVVRTAVPVDGRFEHIVLSCNATSDHAILWIEREAQNALELMLQEDKIMEIPPKQRMERQQTLAKDHSEEHKAALRRAVTLSVPDAFSPTAYGTFDDKASDATDDSTSLSTKSRLKMSWHELVERIFDKDDSGHRVLRRSASNS, encoded by the exons ATGTCGCTCGCGTGCGGCATCCCCATCCTCGAGTGCGTCTACTGCCTCGCGTGCACGCGCTGGGTATGGAAGCGCTGCCTCCACAACGCCGGCCACGACAGCGATACCTGGGGCCTCGCCTCCGTCGAGGAGTTCGAGCCCGTGCCGCGACTCTGCCGCTACATCCTCGCCAACTACGAGGACGATCTCGAGACCCCCTCCCTGGGGCTGACCGGCGGCTGCCCCGTTGACCCGGCCTTGGTGGTGCGCAGAAAAAAGTACCGGGACACCCGCGGCCGCGCGCCGCCTTACCTGATCTACCTAGATCACGATCACTCCGACGTGGTGCTCGCGGTCAGGGGCCTGAACATGGCCAAGGAAAGTGATTACGCCGTCTTGTTGGACAACAGTTTGGGGAAGAGGAAATTTGATGGGGGTTATGTTCACAATGGGCTGCTGAAAGCAGCGGCGTGGGTTTTGGATGCTGAATGTGATGTCCTGAGAGAGTTGATGGAGAAGTATCCAAACTATACCCTTACTTTTGCAGGCCATTCTCTGGGGTCTGGTGTTGCTGCAATGCTCGCTTTGGTGGTTGTTCTGAACAGGGACAAGTTGGGGAATGTCGATAGGAAGAGGATCAGATGCTATGCTATTGCTCCTGCAAGGTGTATGTCTCTTAATTTGGCTGTTCGATATGCTGACATTATCAACTCAGTTGTGCTCCAG GATGATTTTTTGCCTAGGACAGCTACTCCATTGGAAGACATTTTCAAGTCTCTCTTCTG CCTGCCTTGCCTGCTCTGTTTAAGGTGTATGAGGGACACATGCATTCCAGAAGAGGTGATGCTAAGAGATCCAAGGAGGCTCTATGCACCTGGTCGGCTGTATCATATCGTTGAGAGAAAACCATTCCG GTTTGGAAGATATCCACCGGTTGTTCGAACTGCAGTGCCCGTCGATGGGAGATTCGAACACATCGTCCTTTCCTGCAATGCTACTTCTGATCATGCTATACTCTGGATAGAGAGGGAAGCCCAGAACGCCTTAGAG TTGATGCTGCAGGAGGATAAGATCATGGAGATCCCGCCGAAGCAGAGGATGGAGAGGCAGCAAACTCTAGCCAAAGATCACAGCGAGGAGCACAAAGCAGCCTTGAGAAGGGCAGTCACATTGTCTGTTCCAGACGCCTTTTCGCCAACAGCATACGGTACATTTGATGATAAAGCTAGCGATGCAACTGATGATTCTACTTCTTTGTCCACTAAGAGCCGGTTGAAA